A single region of the Bartonella harrusi genome encodes:
- a CDS encoding baseplate J/gp47 family protein produces MPRTGCTDLEQKIIRLTKFFAAQNIPYNVEKTAYDPVVIQLQAAAYEELLLRQRANEVARDNLLAFARGTSLDHLGDFHGVSRLWDEDDDRLRRRIRLNRQGHSTGGTVPRYQYFALSSDIRVKDAFVYRVGKSPLIHVALFSDSPSGIADEALIAKVQAALDEKQVKMTNDHILVKSAVQRIIDVHADLWLLPNEGPLVLEKAVNNLQTEWARAQRLGRDLSLSWMISRLMVEGVHHVILTQPLADIVVAPDEAVALGEIVLSKRGDAY; encoded by the coding sequence TTGCCGCGAACCGGTTGCACAGATTTAGAGCAAAAAATCATCCGTTTAACCAAGTTTTTTGCCGCACAGAATATCCCTTATAATGTGGAAAAGACGGCTTATGATCCCGTGGTTATTCAATTGCAAGCAGCAGCTTATGAAGAGTTGCTGTTGCGCCAGCGGGCAAATGAGGTTGCGCGGGATAATCTCCTTGCTTTTGCGCGTGGGACAAGTTTAGACCATTTGGGGGACTTTCATGGGGTTTCCCGCCTTTGGGATGAGGATGATGATCGTTTGCGTCGCCGTATTCGTTTGAATAGACAAGGGCATTCTACAGGTGGCACAGTCCCACGTTATCAATATTTTGCTCTCTCAAGCGATATCCGTGTCAAGGATGCTTTTGTTTATCGTGTGGGGAAAAGCCCGCTTATTCATGTCGCGCTTTTTAGCGATAGCCCTTCTGGTATTGCCGATGAGGCTTTGATTGCCAAGGTACAAGCAGCCCTTGATGAAAAACAGGTTAAAATGACCAATGATCATATCCTTGTGAAAAGTGCTGTACAGCGGATTATCGATGTGCATGCTGATCTCTGGTTGTTGCCAAATGAAGGTCCCCTTGTTTTGGAAAAGGCCGTGAACAATTTGCAAACGGAATGGGCACGCGCGCAAAGGCTTGGGCGTGATCTGTCTTTAAGTTGGATGATAAGCCGCTTGATGGTTGAAGGTGTCCACCATGTGATTTTAACACAGCCCTTAGCAGATATTGTGGTCGCACCTGATGAGGCGGTGGCTTTAGGGGAGATTGTCTTGTCTAAACGGGGGGATGCTTATTGA